The sequence gaatatacccatggactgccaaaagaacgaacaaatctctgttggaagaattacaaccagaatgctactttagaagcaaggatggcgagactacgtctcacatacctgGGACATATTGTCAagaggggatcagtccctggagaaggatatcatgcttgataaagtagagggccggCCAAGaggaggaagaccgtcaatgaggtgaattgatcCAGTCACTGCAACAGCGGGTTTAAGCATCACacagatcgtgaggatggtgcaggactgggcactgtttaattctattgtacacagggtcgcaatgagtcagaactgactgattacacctaacaacaacaaccatcacaCTGGACTGGGTTCATTCACTTAGCCCTGCTGCATCCTGTTCAGTTCCCACCACCTCTCCTCTAATCCTCCGCCAAGTTCTACAAGATCAGGGTCTCCTCCAGGAGCAAGACCTTAgggttcaaattcacacaaaccTACGTTTGAGTCTTGAATTTGCCACCTTCCAGCCTTATGACTTTTCAACCTGGAACTTAATTTGTGAGGGAGGTGAGAGATTTGCATGAGAAGACAGAAGTGGCAGAatttttagtatttttggttgttgttattttatgCCTTTTAATGTTACTGCAGCTCAACTCATATTTGATTATTATAAATTCTGCTGCAAGTTCTAATTTCAGCTCCACCAATCCAGTTCTTTCCTAAACCCCTGGGCCTCTTCTCATTTCGTCTTACATTTTCCTTGTTTCACTTTCAAATAGTGTGAGCTGTTTTGAAAGAAGGCATGGTAGGAGAGCAATCTCCCTTTTCTATCAAGTGATGAGATGGGGAAGCAGACAGAGGATATGCATAGAGaatattttcctttccctttgaGGACCTCTGAGATAAAATGGGGCACCTCAGAGGGGAAGTTTGAGAAGAACATCCTCTGTTCTCCTTCACTGTCATAGGGTTGGTTGGGTTAGAAATGATGAGTTGGGAAGCAGGAGATGGAATTCAGGGGAATAGGGACAGCAACCTTGTGAGTAAGGTGACAGAATCATGGGAAAAGAAAGGAGCCTAAATGATGCCTCAGATTGCACACACAGTGAGAAAGGCAGATCTTTGAGAAGTCAAAGGATAAAGCCACTCTCCCTATGTATGAAATCTCTGTGTAACCTGACACTCTAAGGTCTGCTTGGCTCTGCTGTGAAGACACAGGGAGCAGatgaaagcaaaaaaagaagCTTTATTTAGTGGACCAACTAATGGAGAATGCGGGACCCAGGTCGCCAAGGTATCTCTTAGAACAATAGCCCAAGGGGTTTATATGGATAAACTAAATCGGGTCTGGGGTCCCCAGGAGCACACCAGGGTGGGGTCAGCTTGCCGAATGTTTTCACATGGGAGGGCATGCTCAAGGCTGTCCAGTCTTCTATGCCTGTTCAGTCTGAAAGATGGCATTTTGCCCACGTCCGGGGTGTAGATGGGGGTGTGTTTTTCTGCCTCTGATGTCAATAAGATGTCTGAGGGGCAAGGCCGTCAGTATTGGAGAGTTCCGGAGGGCCTGAAGGGCCTAGTTGGTCTAAGATCGGTTTTAGCTAGACTGAAGACCCaagtctcttgttttctttaactgAGTCAGAACCGGAAGTATACCTAAATAAGGAGATCCTCTAAAAGCACAAGTTAGTTCCTGTTTTACCTAATAAGGGGATAGCTTCCTCACTGGGAGCTAACCCTCTATGTTACTGACCATGGCAGGCTCAACCCctgggcataaaaaaaaaagatagccccTTGTTTATTCAACATTGGTGGTGTACTGCCAGTCTCATCTGGATTTCTTCAACTGATAAATCCTTCTCATAGACATTgtatgaagaaaaaatgcaatagAAGATGTAAAACGACTTGGGAATAGTTAACATTCCATATAAATATTGGGGATTCAGTTTTTCTAACTAGTTGTTGTAGAGCCTGTTCCCTGAATCATGGAtcccacatgtatcagagtaaaaccgtgctccatatggttttcagtggctgtgatcttttagaagtagcTGTAATGCACTTAGTTTCCCACAGACTTCTTCATcggagcttctgggtggattcaaatcaccaaactttcagtcagtaactgagtgcttaaccatttgcgccacccaagggCCAGTTATATTATTTTACAAAATGAGGGCATTGTTATCCAAGGCTTATTTGGCTATCCTAGTacctagttggagccctggtaactcagtggttaagagctaccattgATTCAATgccaatgggcttggtttggttttttagaaaccctggtggcatagtagttgagtttggctggtaatcaaaagttTGACActtagaatctaccaggtgctccttggaaaccccatggggcaggtctattctgtcccatagggtcattgtgTACAGAAGTCCACccaacagtaattttttttcttttctttttttcctgatagCCAAGGCAGCCAGGAATTGCTTAGCCATTATCAAACAAAGCCAGGCTTAAGTGATAGCACTGGGTGTGGCTCAGTTGGGACCTGCTCAGATGAAGAGGAACCTGCCcctcctgtccattgtcctcaaagtTCTGGATGGGGCTCAAGCCAGTCAAAACCAGTTTACTAGCCTACAGGCCAAAGAAAAAATGCAATCTGTCTTACTGGGCCTGAGTTCCATGATAACCTGTGTAGTCTGTAATGTTTCtatgtacttccttgtgagagGCAGTATAAGAGGCTCTACCTCCCTTTGtccagggagcttgatttgagataTATGTTTCTTTGCTCCTTGCCTGCACCCTTGCAATAAACTCTCTTCCACCCTCCACACCttggtgtgtctttattgatgagAAGCCACACTGAGCAGAACCTGCTTTCGGTAACATTAGAACTGGGTTCTTGGGCATGTGACCTTTGCAATAACATAGGTACCCACACTCAGAAGGACCTTCACTTGCTTTAATGCTTTGCTGTCTGTCATGATATTCTTAGTAATTTTTAAACGAGCATTTTTGTTTTGCACTGAAACCTATAAATTACGTATCCAGTCCTGTACCTGGTACACAATAGGCTCAAAATATGGGATAGTTATTATAATCACTGGAGATACacatcgtggttggtaaagtagagcatcaatgaaaaagagggcaTCCTTCAATGAGCTCAAAGATagcagtgattatgaggatggcataggaaaAAGGCAAAGTTTCgatctgttacacataaggttgctagGACTTGGAGCTAATTTGgcagcatctgacaacaacaaagtGTTTTTGTGATCCTTGTATGGCACTCCTTCTCACTGTGCACGTAGCAGTGTTCTGGCCATGCTATAAACTCTCAAATTATCTTCTTTCAATTGATATACACACAGCGTTAGAAACTCAGAGTTTCAGCAAAACTGGGTGTAAACTTCAAACCCTTTAAGATCTATTTGCCTAGATGGCAGACCTAAAATTGAGGTCTGCCTGAATTTTGGGTGTCAGGTAGGTTGGGATGACAAGACATGGAAAttgggagagaaggaggggaaTTTTAACATGGGGCATGAACATCATAGTAATTGTGGGCTCTCTGGAGATTGTTCATCAAAATCTCATGTGAAGCTATTTGAGTGCTATCTGTGCCACCTCTtcaagataataaatatttttacttgCTTTTCCCTTCACTAGCAACACCACCTTCCTAGTTGTGATGTACTCTGTTTTCCACAGCATTAAAACCCATCCACAATCTGACTTAGTCTCTCAAGACCTTGTTTCTCAAGCTTCTCAATGTGAAATCTCCCCTTGGTCCAAATAAAACTATTTGCAATTGTTCCAAATATTCCTaaccaatggttctcaaacttcagcttGCGTTGGAATCACTCAGAGGACTTGTTAATACATAAATTGCTGCATCTCACTTCCCAGGTTTTCTGGTTCAGGAGGTCTGAAAAGGAGCCTATGACTCCAATACTTCCCagcatgttttttctttttcaaaatgggtgactgagggcttgacataactaatgccatgatgaacctaaaaggtctccttgctctgttttgacctaatgttagtgaatttgttctttgttttaaactgatgcaaatagcCTTTTCTGTCTGACCACCTGTGGCTTAAACCCCCCCTGCCCCCCCCAGAGGAAACTCAGGCtccaggtatctgatatgtatatctttgGCCTAATAAAGAGATGTCTGGCAGGTATCTTTTGTCACGATTCTGTCATGAATAACTCCTCTTGAGCATACCTCCAGTCAAGTAACTAAAAaaacacttctaacccttgtaaaagTCTATATAAGAGCTAACATAAAATTgccctttgggactccatagagacagcctgtgttgctgctggagccctggtgatgtacaCAACTCCTTAATaagctttctcactctttctaacTTGGAGTATGTTTTATTGGCTCCCCTGCTCCAGGGCAAGGGCCCTAATGGAGTAACAAGCCTGAGAATTTGTATGCTTAACAAGTACCACTTAGTACTGATAATGCTGGTCTGAGAACCACACTTTGAGACTCTTGTTATTCATAGTGTGAACTAACAGCTGGAAGATTGACATTACCAAGAAGATGTTAGAAAAGTGAAGTACTCTGCTTTGTGAGCTGTAATATGTATACAGATAATTCTAGGGTCATGTTAAAATGACaactgattcagtaggtcttgtGTGGGGGCTACAATTCTGTTTTTCTTGTAAGCTACCACATATGCTTATGCTACTGTTCCTTGGACCATGCTTGGAGTAGCAAGAATCTAAATTTTACCATCTAAATGTTTCTTCTCAGGCAGTTCCTTCTGCCAAGATTATTAACCTCCCTTCTCCCTGCCACCCTTCACCCCTTCCATTCTTGAATAACTACATCAGaaacaccctaaaaaaaatatACCCTGATTTCCACAAACCAAAAGGGTGCTCTTTCTCACCTGAATTGCCAAAACTCCAtagcattttgtttcattctattgtttaTTTCCTTCACTCTGAGTGGTAGAGTTATTTGTGTTCAAGCTCATTTGTCCCTCAGGACTTCCATTATTCCATAGAAGCCAAACAAAAACTTTTCAGGGCACTTGTTGCTACTTTTTACAGTTCTCTCTTGACATATCTATTTCCTTACTTAACAGTATAATTTTGCGCAACATTGTAACACTCAACAACTAGCAGAATTATTTGCTCACAATCCAAAGACTAGACCGGTGTCCATTGAGTAAATTCTTCCACACTATAAGTGCTTAATAAACGTTtgtgttgttgaattttttttttttattagtcccATGTTAACAACTACCAAGATTCTCTCCTCCTTCTTTTAGCATTCCTAAAGTTGGCAAACAAGTTCCAGTCCTTTCTGCATGTCTTAATTAAGCCTTGCTCAGTTCCAGGATTTCTGGAAGACCTTGAGGATCGCCCTGTGAATCTCCTTTGTCTTCACACTGTAGATGATAGGGTTGAGCATGGGAGGCACAAACAGGTAGACAGTGGACATCATGGCATGAACAATAGGTGGAGCACTTTTCCAGAAGCGGTGGATCATGGAGACAGCAATTATAGGAACATAAAAGGCCAGCACTGCACAGATATGTGACATGCAGGTGTTAAGTGCCTTGAGCCTCTGCTCCTGAGATGCAGTGGCCAGCACTGCTCTCAGGATCAATGCATAGGATAGCAAGATGAACGTTGAGTCTATGCCATAGGTGAAAATGACCACAAAGAGTCCATAGATATTGTTAACATGGATGTCTCCACATGCCACTTTCATGAGATCGGGATGGAGGCAGTATGAGTGATGCAAGACATTGCCCTTGCAGAAGGGCAGTCGTTTCACCAGAAAGGGAAATGGAAAGAGGGTGATGAAACTTTT comes from Elephas maximus indicus isolate mEleMax1 chromosome 7, mEleMax1 primary haplotype, whole genome shotgun sequence and encodes:
- the LOC126079206 gene encoding olfactory receptor 51I1-like, which encodes MWGFNVTPFQPATLQLTGIPGMQTGQASLALIFFILYLISIIGNLSILSLVVQEPSLHQPMYYFLSMLSLNDLGVSLSTLPTVLATFCFNYRQVGFDACLVQMFFIHTFSFMESGILLAMSFDRFVAICDPLHYATVLTNSRILATGLGILAKSFITLFPFPFLVKRLPFCKGNVLHHSYCLHPDLMKVACGDIHVNNIYGLFVVIFTYGIDSTFILLSYALILRAVLATASQEQRLKALNTCMSHICAVLAFYVPIIAVSMIHRFWKSAPPIVHAMMSTVYLFVPPMLNPIIYSVKTKEIHRAILKVFQKSWN